The following coding sequences are from one Gemmatimonadota bacterium window:
- a CDS encoding 6-phosphofructokinase, which yields DEIERRTGYESRATVLGHIQRGGSPSAYDRVLGTRFGIAAIDLIHEGNFGKMVALRGQNIVAIDLKEAVSKLRTVDMRLYDIAKVFFG from the coding sequence GTGATGAAATTGAGCGGCGCACCGGATACGAAAGTCGCGCAACCGTGCTGGGACATATTCAACGCGGAGGTAGCCCCTCTGCTTATGATCGGGTGTTGGGGACGCGATTTGGAATTGCGGCAATTGATCTAATACACGAAGGCAATTTTGGCAAGATGGTGGCGCTGCGCGGGCAAAATATTGTTGCGATTGATTTAAAAGAAGCCGTGTCGAAGTTGCGTACTGTAGATATGAGGCTTTACGATATTGCCAAAGTATTTTTCGGATAA
- the gap gene encoding type I glyceraldehyde-3-phosphate dehydrogenase, with protein MVGLRVGINGFGRIGRLVFRAAMARGLNVVAVNDLTDAASLAHLLKYDSTHGRYPGCVKHRENGVQVEKSSVDALVVDGKMVAVLSERDPAQLPWRSLGVDVVVESTGFFTDKESASAHLGEKGARKVIISAPAKGDLPTVVMGINDGVLQKDDAVISNASCTTNCLAPMVSVLHASFGVVHGLMTTIHSYTGDQSLIDAPHSDMRRARSAALSMIPTTTGAASAVGLVIPELNGKLDGMAVRVPTPDGSFTDFVAVLKKEVTAEEVNNAFECAAQGRLKGILEYTDDPIVSADILGNAHSCIFDSMITTVMDGNMVKVCGWYDNEWGYSNRCVDLIAKLAKMEK; from the coding sequence ATGGTAGGACTGAGAGTAGGGATCAATGGTTTTGGGCGGATTGGGCGGCTGGTATTTCGCGCAGCTATGGCGCGTGGTCTCAATGTGGTGGCTGTAAACGATTTGACCGATGCAGCAAGTCTGGCGCATTTGCTCAAATACGATTCGACGCATGGACGGTATCCGGGGTGTGTTAAACATCGGGAAAACGGCGTGCAAGTTGAGAAGTCCTCGGTGGATGCGCTTGTGGTTGATGGCAAAATGGTAGCTGTTTTGTCCGAACGCGATCCCGCACAATTGCCCTGGAGGTCATTGGGGGTAGATGTGGTGGTTGAATCGACGGGCTTTTTTACCGATAAAGAGTCCGCGAGCGCCCATTTGGGAGAAAAAGGCGCGAGAAAGGTGATTATTTCTGCGCCCGCCAAAGGGGATTTGCCCACCGTGGTGATGGGGATTAATGACGGTGTTTTACAAAAAGACGATGCGGTCATTTCCAATGCCTCGTGTACGACCAATTGTCTGGCGCCTATGGTGAGTGTGTTGCACGCTTCTTTTGGCGTTGTCCACGGGCTTATGACTACTATCCATTCTTATACGGGCGATCAGAGTCTTATCGATGCGCCCCATTCCGATATGCGCCGTGCGCGGTCTGCTGCCCTGTCGATGATTCCGACAACGACGGGCGCGGCGAGTGCGGTGGGTCTGGTTATTCCCGAACTCAATGGGAAACTCGATGGCATGGCCGTGCGCGTGCCCACGCCAGATGGTTCATTTACCGATTTTGTCGCGGTGCTTAAAAAAGAGGTGACAGCAGAAGAGGTGAATAATGCCTTTGAGTGTGCAGCGCAGGGACGTTTGAAAGGTATTCTGGAATATACCGATGATCCCATTGTTTCTGCCGACATCCTGGGGAATGCCCATTCCTGTATTTTCGATTCGATGATTACCACAGTGATGGATGGCAATATGGTGAAGGTGTGTGGATGGTACGACAATGAGTGGGGGTATTCCAACCGGTGTGTGGATTTGATCGCGAAGTTGGCAAAGATGGAAAAATAG